CGTCACATTCCGAGTGACATAAATCGTCAGTTTCGGGCGAATCTGACGCCTAAGACGTTTCGTACATTGCGTAGGGCGCGCCAATCATGGCGAGTCGAGGATTGGCACGCTTTTGGCTATGGCTCTGGCAGGACACTGATGTCCTGCCGAAGTTCCTTCAAGGCCAGCGAACCCATGAACAACGACCAGAAAAAAGTAGTACACCTGCATCAGCGCGACCCTCAGAGCGCGCTGGAAAGGCTGAATAGAATCACTGGTCTGCAGTTCAGCAGTTGGCCGGAATCCCTGCTGCCGATGGTGCACGAGGAGGCTAAACCTGTTGCCGTGGATGTCGAGTCCGAGCCGGCAGCCCAGGTGCGTCAGCTGGGCTGATCAGAGGCTGGTCGCGACCGGGCGCGCGGCGCTTTCCTGCGGCTCGACTGCTTGCACGAACAACTCTTCGACGACCAGGCGCGACAGGTTGATCGCCGTTCTCAGCTTTACCTGCATATCTTCGATGCGCTGGTTGAACGGTAAGCGAGCGATGCCTGACAGCAGAATGCGACTCTGTGCATTCACTGTTCCGTGATCCACCGGCACTTCCCGAGTTTTCTCCCCGTCCCGATAGGTGATCAGCAGGCTCACCGGCAGGTCCGCCACGCCGGGCATATGCAGCCACGCAGCAACGTTGTAGTCGGCCAGTCGTCCTCCATTGGATGCGTTCGCGGGGCGAGCGCTGGTGACGATATGGTTGGGAACCTTGCTGACGAGCTGGTCGGTCGGCTGCATCTGGCGATCCTGTCGATGAAGGGAGGCGTGCGTAGCGCCTTCCGCATTCTGTGGTGCTGCCTGGAGGCGGCTATGTGGATTTTTCGGATTGTCCGAGCGAACTGTCCGAATTATAAGTAGGCACTTCCAAGCAAACCGGGCCTATTGCCGATCTTGGCTGTGACCTGTCTCCCAAATCAGCTTTCAGGCGAGGCGCAGAGGGTGTCGGGATACTTGCGGCGTGCTCAGGTTCGCGCTCGGTAGCGGCAGGATTGTCTGGTTGTCGAAGCTGGCCAATTGCAGCCAGAGGTTTTCGCCTTCCACGAAGTGCCCTTGTTGCAGCCAGAGCCCGTGGTACCAGCCATTGCCCGGCTCCGGGGTGCTTTGCAGTACACCGGGATGACGCTGGGCGTCGGGCGCTCTGCGCAGCCAGACCGGACGGGGAAGCCCTTTCAGGTACCGCAGGCCCAGGTGCAACCCATCGCTGTTGAGGTGCCGCCAGCGAACGATGGCCAGTGTGGGGGTGCCGTTGTCGTTCAGGATCAGCAGGAGCTGGCCGACCGGAAACTGGCCAGCCCGATTGCCAGGGCAATTGATGCGTGCGCCACCGGGGCTGGTGTCCAGCAGCGTGGCAGGGCAGCAGTTGAGTGTGTCGGCGGTCAGCAGATGCTGCTGGATAGTGGCGAGCCCCACGACCAATCGGCAACTGCCGCTCTGCTCGGATCGTTCGTGGCGACGTTCCTGATGCCCCAGCCAATGATGGCGAACGCGCTCCAGCAAGAGGCTCTGGTCGAGCTTGCGCAGCGGTGCCGGGTCGTGAAGGGCTATCAGTAGGGCGCCAAGCTCAAGCCTGCGCAGTTGCTCGGCCGGCGCATCGCCGGCCTGCTCATGGCTGATGCACGGTTGGTCCGATCCGAGATCGACTAGGTAGCTCTCCTGTTCTTCTTCATCCCAGGCTTGCAGGCGAGCCAGGGCGGCAAGGGACGCCAGGGCACTGAACAGTTGCGGGGCTTCGCCTTCGGTCAGGTGAAACGGGTTGCTCAATGCCAGTAGCAAGGTCTGTTGGTATAGGCCGCGCAGTGTACCGGCCGGAGTCGGGTCGAACGCGGCGGCTACCGGCTCGTCGAGGCAGTCCTGATGTTCGCCGATCCAGTACAGCAGGTGACTGTCGCGCCAGAGCGAGCCCGGTGGCTGCTGGTACTGCTGGTAGTGGCGAAGCAATGCCTGGGCGAGAAAATGCTGCGCCATGTACAGGCACCATGCCATGTGCGGACGCGATGGTTTGTGCCCGTGCAGTATTTGCAGCAGCAGGCGCTTGAAGCCCGCTGCGAGTTCGGTGCAGAAATGCACGAACAGCGCCGGCAGGAGCTTGTCCTGGCGAATCAGTTGCGAATAGTGGCGGTATTCTTCGGTCAGGCTTTGCAGGGCGCGTTGCCTTTCCAGTAAGGTCAGCGCGCACCGATTGAGGCGAAACAGTGTGCCCAGGGCCTTCTGTAGTCCTTCTTGCAGAGGCAGGCGGCGAGATTCGAGGAGTCCGGCCGCCAGATTGCTCATCGCGTCGGAATCCTCTTCGAGGATGTCCGGCACCTCCAGACGCAATGTGTTTAGCGTCATGACCACCCCGCATACACGAGGATTGAAGGCATGGGAGTGCGGCTCCGTATTTTGATTGGATTGTTCGCCGGCCTGATCCTGGCTGGCTGCTCGGCGGACTATGGCACCGATCAGCATGGACAGAAAGTACCTGCTGCAAGCATCGATGGCCAGTGGCTAGTCATTAATTATTGGGCGGACTGGTGTGCGCCCTGCAGGACGGAGATTCCCGAGCTGAATCGGCTGGCGAAGGAGGGGAAGGGCAAGGGGTATCGTGTGCTGGGCGTCAATTTCGATGGGCTGCGCGATGCCGATCTTGGCAAATCGGCGCAGACGATGGGCATCGATTTCACGGTGCTCGCTGACGATCCGGCGCAGCGCTATGAGTTGCCGCGCAGCGAGGCTCTGCCTGTAACCTACATCATCGATCCTGAGGGCAAGGTGCGAGAGCAGTTACTGGGTGAGCAGACGGCCGCCGGCCTTACGGCACGACTGTCTGCGCTGCGAGAGGAGAAGCGTTAGATGGCGAGAGTTTGTCTGCACGGCTACATCAGCGGCAAGGTTCAGGGCGTGTTCTACCGCCAGAGCACTCAGGAGCAGGCGGAACGGCTGGATATAGACGGCTGGGTACGCAATCTCGACGATGGACGGGTCGAGGTGCTGCTGGAGGGGGAGGAGGGCGCGGTGCGTGAACTTGAGAAGTGGCTGGCGCGCGGGCCGGTCAAGGCGAAGGTGAGCGCTGTTGAGCTGGAGCCGATGACGCCTCAGGGCGTCACCGGCTTCATCGTTCGTCGCTGAGTATGACCTGGCCTCAGTTGCTGGCGGCGCCCGGGTCGGCAGCCAGGCGCCCCGCATCGGTCATCAGGCTGTGAAGGAATTCCTTCTGCAGCTCCGGGTCGTTGCGGGTCAGCTCGATCAGGCTCTGTTCCAGCTCGCTGGCTTCCTCTTCCAGGCCTAGCTCGGAGAGGCGCTTCACGCGATGCACCCAGTGGTGCACGTCGTCACCTTCCAGGTCGTCATAGATCAGGCGATGGGCTTCCTGCAACTTGCCGCGCAGGGAGCGACTGACCATCAGGCTGGCGTCCGCACGAGCATCGTCCTGAGGGTCCTGGACGCTGAACTGCAGGCGACTGATGCGGCTGACTTCTTCATCGCTGAAGGGGCCTTCCAGCAGGTTCAGGCGCAGGATGCCGTGACGGTCGGTCAGCAGTTCCTGGGAGTTCTTGCCGGCAGTGACTGTAACCGGGCGTTCGGACCAGGGCAGGCTCGAGTATTCCATACGCTTGTCGAGCTGGCGCTCATCGATCTTCGCCAGGTTCTGTTCTGCGCGGCCGTTGGACTGTACGTTCATGAACGGGTTCATGCCGTCGATGCCGTAGCGGATCCAGCCGTGGGTGACGCTTTCCGGCAGGTTGCCGAGGGCAAAGACGTTGACCACGTTGGCGCCGATGCCGGCGACGAATGCAACGACGCCCAGCGGCATCTCGTAAGCCTTGCGCCAGCCCTGATATGGGGTGTAGCGGTCATACCGGCGAGTAACTTCGAACTCGGTGACTTCGAAGGTCTTTTGCTCCTGCACGCGGATGCGCCGCTGTGGCAGCTCCAGTACGCCGGGAGTGCCTACGTCGATCTGCAGGCTGTGGTCGAGCAGTTTGCGCTCGACTCGTTCTTCATGCTCGCTGCGTTGCGGCAGCTGGTTGGCGCAGCCGCTCAGCAGAAGGCTGCCGCACAAGGCGGCAGCCACGAGGCTGGAGGTACTTCGGGGGAACATCGTTCTGCTCAGTTGCGGATCTTGGCGGTAATGAACGCCTGCAGGTCGGCCAGCGATACGCTCTGCGACTCGGTGTCACGGCGGCCCTTGTATTCCAGGGCGCCTTCTTCCAGGCCGCGCTCGCTGACCACGATGCGGTGCGGGATGCCGATCAGTTCCATGTCGGCGAACTTCACGCCGGGGCTGGTCTTCTTGTCGCGGTCGTCCAGCAGCACTTCGAAGCCAGCGGCGGTGAGGTCTGCATACAGCTTGTCGGCGGCGGCGCGAACGGCTTCGTTCTCGTACTTCATCGGCACGATGGCGATCTGGAAGGGTGCCAGGGCGGCTGGCCAGAGGATGCCGCGGTCGTCGTAGTTCTGCTCGATGGCCGCAGCGACTACACGGGATACGCCGATGCCATAGCAGCCCATGATCAGGGTAACCGGCTTGCCGCTCTCGCCCAGTACGGAGAGCTTCATGGCTTCGCTGTACTTGGTGCCGAGCTGGAAGATGTGGCCGACTTCGATGCCGCGACGGATCACCAGGGTGCCCTTGCCGTCCGGGCTTGGGTCGCCTTCCACGACGTTGCGCAGATCGGCGACTTCCGGTACCGGAAGGTCACGTTCCCAGTTCACGCCGAAGTAGTGTTTGTCATCGACGTTGGCGCCTGCGGCGAAGTCGCTCATCAGGGCGACGGAGCGGTCGATGATGCAGGGCAGCGGCAGGTTCAGCGGGCCGAGGGAGCCGGGAGCTGCGCCAATGGCGGCCTTGATGTCCGCTTCGCTGGCCATCTGCAGGGGACTGGCCACCAGCGGATGGTTGCCTGCCTTGATCTCGTTGAGTTCGTGGTCGCCACGAACGATCAGGGCGATCAGCTTGCCTTCCTCGGCGGCATGTACCACGAGGGTCTTGATGGTCTTCTCGATCGGTACGCCGAACTTTTCGACCAGTGCGGCGATGGTCTTGGTATCGGGGGTATCGACCAGGCGCAGTTCTTCGCTGGCCGCGCCGCGAGCGGTTTCGCGGGGCAGTGCTTCGGCCTTCTCGATGTTGGCTGCGTAGTCGGTCGACTCGCCGAAGACGATGTCGTCCTCTCCGGAGCCGGCCAACACGTGGAACTCATGGGAGCCGCTGCCACCGATGGAGCCGTTGTCGGCCTGTACTGCACGGAAATCCAGCCCCAGGCGGGTGAAGATCTTGCTGTACGCGTCGTACATGACGTCGTAAGTCGCCTGCAGCGACTCCTGACTGGTGTGGAAGGAGTAGGCATCCTTCATGATGAACTCGCGTCCACGCATCAGGCCGAAGCGCGGACGGATCTCGTCACGGAACTTGGTCTGGATCTGGTACATGTTGATCGGCAACTGCTTGTAGCTGTTCAACTCGTTGCGTGCCAGGTCGGTAATGACTTCTTCGTGGGTCGGGCCGACACAGAAGTCGCGGTCATGGCGATCCTTCAGGCGCAGCAGTTCGGGGCCGTACTGCTGCCAGCGCCCGGATTCCTGCCAGAGTTCGGCGGGCTGGATGGCAGGCATCAGCACTTCCAGGGCACCGGCGGCGTTCATTTCTTCGCGGACGATGTTCTCCACCTTGCGCAGTACCCGCAGACCCAGTGGCAGCCAGGTGTACAGACCGGACGCCAGCTTGCGGATCATGCCGGCGCGCAGCATCAGCTGGTGGCTGATGACGACCGCATCGGAAGGGGTTTCTTTCAGTGTGGAAAGCAGGTACTGACTGGTACGCATCTTTGGCCGTTTTGTCGGTTGCGAAGGGGATATAGGCTGGGCATTGTACGGTGCAGGTCTGGCTGCGTACAGGGCGCGGCGGGTAGAGACGGAGGAGCAAGGTGAGTCGACTGAATGCGGCGCAAGTGCAGGCGTTCATCCGGGCGGGATTGCCTATGGCGGATGACATGGACTTCCGTATCGAAGCGTTGGAGGGGCGTAGTGCGTTTGCGCGCATTCCGTTCCACGGGCGACTGGTTCGTCCAGGTGGAACGGTGTCCGGGCCGACCATCATGGCACTGGCGGACGCGGCCATGTATGCGGTGATCCTGGCACAGTTGGAGAATGTCGAGATGGCCGTTACTTCCAATCTCAATATTAACTTTCTCAGCAAGCCCAAGCCGGAGGACCTTCTGGCAGAGGCAAAAATATTAAAACTGGGGCGTCGTCAAGTGGTATGCGAGGTGTCTGTCTATTCCGTGAGCAATCCTCAGGAATTGGTCGCTCATGTAACGGGTACTTATGTATTGCCGATGTAACAGATACGTTCGAAGTTGTAGGTAAGTGGTAATAAAAAAGCCCGGCAGAAGCCGGGCTTTTTAGTTACCTGCAGTTCGCTCTGTATTACAGAACGGACAGCGGGTAGTCGACGATCAGACGGAATTCGTCCACGTCGCCTTCGCCCTGGTCGGAGTTGCCGCGGTGCCAGGCTTGACGGATGCGGAAGGACAGGTCCTTCGCAGCGCCTTCCTGAATCACGTACTTGGCTTCCAGGTTGGTCTCGTGGTGCTTGCCGTCCTTGCCGTAAAGCGAGGAGACGGTGCCGTCGTCGTTGTGCACGACATAGGCGCTGGTGGACAGGTCAACGTTGGTGCCGTCGATGTCCTTACCGTTGATGTAGCGGCCCATGAAGGTCAGGCCGGGTACGCCGTACTCGGCCATGTTCAGGTCGTAGCGAGCCTGCCAGGATTTTTCGCCCGGGCCGTTGAAGTCGGAGTACTGAACGGAGTTGGCGAGGAAGATCGAATCGCCGCCCTTGTTGTTGTCGCCGATACCGATGTAGTCGAACGGGGTATCGCCATTCACTTTCTGGAAGGCCAGGGTGAAGGTGTGCGCGCTGATGGTGTACGCGGCAGCCAGCGAGAAGGTGTTGTTGTTGATGTCGCCAGCTTTCGACTTGCCTTCGTCCTGGGTGTTGTAGTAGTTGAAGTCGAAGCCCAGGGACTGGTTGTCGGCGATTGGCAGGGTGTAGTTCAGGTTGACGTAGTACTGGTTCCAGATGTCTTCCAGCTTGGCACCGTACAGGGATGCGCTGAAGCTATCGTTGAACGCGTACTTGCCGCCGATGAAATCGGCGGTCTTGGCGGATTCGCCAGCGTAGTTCGCCCAGATTTCACCGTCGTGGCTGGTGTCGTTCTGGCTGGTGCCGGAGTAGTAGTGACCGCCTTCCAGATCCAGGCCGTCGATCTCGCTGCTCATGATGGCCAGGCCGCTAGCGGTCTGGGGTAGCAGGCGGGTGCCGCCAACGGCGAAGACCGGGGCGGTCGGCTGCATGTCACCGGCTTTCAGCTCGGTCTTGGATACGCGGACCTTGACGGCGGCGCCGGCTTTGCCGAAGGAGTCTTGCGGAGTGCCGTCGTCGCTGATTGCAAGGTTTTCTGTACCGGTACGGCCGCGGCCGGAGTCCAGTTTCAGGCCGAGGTAGCCGAAGGCGTCAACTCCGAAGCCTACGGTGCCCTGGGTGAAGCCGGAGCTGTAGTTGCCCCAGAAACCTTGGGTCCACTCTTCGCGGTAGCCGTTCTTGTAGCCGCTGGCTTTGGAAGAGTCGGCAACGTTGCCGCCGCCGTTGCGCTGATCGCGATTGAAGTAGTAGTTGCGAACCAGGAAGTTCAGGCTGCTGTCTTCGACAAAGCCTTTGGAATCAGCCTGATTACCTACGAAGGGTTCGGCCATTGCCAGTTGCGTGGTGCCTGCAGAAACCGCCAGGGCGATGGCGCTCCACTTCATCACTTTCATTGTGATTGCTCCTTTGGTTTTGAAATTATCTGCCATCACAGTGCCGCGGTGACGGCTCTTTCTTTTTGTCGGCGCTAACTTATAGCACGCGTGTAGCCTTGGCGATAGTTGCCCAATTAATCACGCGAAAACTTTACGGGACTGTCGCAAACCTGCATGAACTATGTCGCATTCAGGTAGCTTCGATGTTGCAAAAAGAGATTGCACTCCCCGTTTGCCGCATCTCGTTCGACGCGTCAGTCAGTGTGGTTCGGTTCTCCATTGACCACTTTCTGGTTCAGTTCGGCGCCATGATCGTGTCGGTATCCAGGCACGAGGACGGCGGCGAGTCCTTCCTCCCTAGCAACAACCGTGCACAACTGCACTGTCGCCGCTGTGCATCGCAAGAACTGCGGTGCGATAGCGCATTTCACGGTTTCCGTTGCGGTTTTGCAATAAACAGCTTGATGTGGTGTTTGACTCGGTTTTTGACGGTGCGTACTGATTTGACGATTTTTCTACGTTTTTCAGCGCTCTTGTACGTGAAATCGCATCGTGCGGCCTGTTGTCGGAATCTGTTCTGTCGTCTGTGCACGGAGCTGGGGCAGGGCTGTCAGGGGTGCGCTCTGTGAGAGTGCGTCCGGCGGGCGTGTTCGTTGGGCGGCTGCTCTAGTATTCTGCGCGCCCTTTAGTCCTTGTGCGGGGCTGGTCTTATTTCACGCGTTCGTCGAACAGGAGAGGTGGTTATGTTCGTCCTGGATTCCCGTCTGAAGCAGGACACAGTCCTGGTGGGGGATTTTCCTTTGAGCAGCCTGCTGCTGATGAATGACTCGCAGTACCCGTGGTTCATCCTGGTGCCGCGTCGCGAAGATGTCAGCGAGGTGTTCCAGCTCGATGCCGATGATCAGCAGCAACTCTGGCGAGAGGCTACTCAACTGGCGGAAATCCTCAAGGATACGTTTTGTGCCGACAAGATGAATGTTGCCAATCTTGGTAACGTCGTCAGTCAGCTGCATGTGCATGTAATCGTCCGTCGCCGTGACGACGCGGCCTGGCCGGGGCCGGTCTGGGGCCGTCATCCCGCGGTGCCTTACTCCGTCGATGAGTTGGCGGAAGTTCGCGAGAAGCTGGGCATGGCGCTTGGCGATGGTTTCCGTTTCGCGCAGGAGTGAGTGATGGAGCTGGAAGATCGTATGGCTGACCTGGAGAGCCGGCTGGCGTTCCAGGACGATGCGCTGCAGACCCTGAGCGATGTGGTCTATGAGCAGGAGCGGGTGATCGAGCGGTTGCGCCTGCAGATGCAGGCTCTGATCAAGCGCCTCGAGGATCTTCAGGGGCAGGTTGGCGTGTCCGAGGACGAGGCGCCTCCGCCGCATTACTAAGAGACATGAAAAAGCCCGCCATCTGGCGGGCTTTTCGTTATGGCGGTTCAGCGGCGGTTGGGGAGGGCTGCGATCACATCTTCGGCTTGAAGTCCCTTGTCGCGCTGGACTATGGAGAACTCAACGCGCTGGCCTTCGATCAGGATGCGGTGACCTTCTCCACGAATGGCGCGGAAGTGCACGAAGATGTCTTCGCCGGTGTCGCGGGAAATGAAGCCGAAGCCCTTGGATGTGTTGAACCACTTCACCGTGCCGGTTTCGCGGTTTTCATCGCTGGTTGGAATGTAGCTGGGGGCTGGCCTGCTGTTCTTCAGGCTGGCGATCCACTGCAGCGCCACTGCCGCGGCCAGGCTCAGCAGGGGGAGGAGGATCGCGGGCTGTTCGCCGATGAATGGCAGCGGTGCGAGCAGGATCAGTATCTGCAGCACGATGGCCAGGACGAGCAGAGCGCTCGAGAGGCTCTGCAGTGCAGAGGGTTGCTTTGAGCTGAGGCTTGGCGCGAGCAGCACGCTGGTCAGGCCGAGCAGGGTCAGATAAATGGCATCGCTCTGTTGCAGGTAGGGGAGTGCATCGCTGCGGAAGCTGGGGACCAGCGACAGCAGGAGGGCTGCAATGCCCGACAGTAAGTGGACGATCTTCAACATGGCTACGGATTCACCTTGGCGGTAACTAGGAAACAGCCGTCCACCGGTGCAGCGCCGAGTAAAGTGGTGAAAGCGTGCCGGACGGCCTATGCGCGGGCGCGCACGGTCGTATTTAACCGCAATCCAGTAAGCTACTCAAATCAACCGCTTAGGCAGTTTGCAGAGAGGAGAAGCCCGTCTCGAGGCGGGCTTCTTTCTATATACGCATCAACTGGCGAGCAGGCTGCGGAGCATCCAGGCCGTCTTCTCGTGCACCTGCATGCGCTGGGTTAGCAGGTCGGCGGTCGGTTCGTCGTTGACCTTGTCCAGCAGCGGGAACAGGCCGCGTGCGGTGCGTACCACTGCTTCCTGTCCCTGTATCAGTTGTCGGATCATCTCGCTTGCATCCGGCACGCCCTCCTCTTCCTTGATCGAGGAGAGTCGGGCGTATGCGGCATAAGTGCCCGGTGCGGGGAAGCCCAGTGCGCGAATGCGCTCCGCTATGCTGTCGACCGCCAGCGCGAGCTCGCTGTACTGTCCTTCGAACATCAGGTGCAGAGTGTTGAACATCGGGCCGGTGACGTTCCAGTGGAAGTTGTGGGTCTTCAGGTAGAGTGTGTAGGTGTCGGCCAGTAGTCGTGACAGGCCTTCGGCAATGACGGCGCGATCGTGTTCAGCGATTCCAATGTTGATTTCCACGGCGACCTCCTCATCGTTCGTCTGTCGATTGGTTTCTCGGGGGTCAGGCTAACATCGCTGCGCGCGCAATCCTCTTGGCATCTGTCAAGGTACCCGATAGGCAGATTCTATTGAATTGGCAGTTGTGGGGGCGCGAGCAGCGTATGTTGGGCTGGCTGCAAGCCTTGGATTTTTCAGGCTATAATCCGCGCCTTTGCCGCGGGATGCGGGCCCGTGGCGCTGTCTCAGCCAAGGTGTCCGATGCCGATTTACGAATATCAGTGCCAATCCTGCGCACATCAGTTGGAAGCCATTCAGAAGTTCAGTGATGCGCCGTTGGTCGATTGCCCGGCCTGCCAGGCCCCTGAATTGAAGAAGATGTTGTCGGCGCCAGGCTTCCGTCTGGGCGGACGCGGTTGGTACGAGACCGACTTCAAGACCGGAGCGAAGAAGAATCTGGCTTCCGGTGATGCTCCTGCGGCCTGTCCGGCCACCGGATGCGGTGGTGGCGGCTGCTCCGCCAGCGAATGAGCGGTTCCCTAGAATTCAAGACTTTCGAGAAGCGAAACACACCATGATGCGCAGCCATTATTGCGGCCAGTTGAACGAGAGCCTGGACGGCCAGGAAGTCACTCTTTGCGGTTGGGTCCACCGTCGCCGCGACCACGGCGGGGTAATCTTCCTCGATGTGCGTGATCGCGAGGGCCTGGCCCAGGTCGTGTTCGACCCGGATCGTGTCGAGACCTTCGCCAAGGCCGACCGCGTGCGCAGCGAGTACGTGGTGAAGATTACCGGCAAGGTACGCCTGCGCCCTGAAGGCGCGCGCAATGCCAACATGGCTTCCGGCGCCATTGAAGTGCTGGGTTACGAGCTGGAAGTGCTGAACCAGGCCGAGACTCCGCCGTTCCCGCTGGACGAATACTCCGATGTGGGCGAGGAAACACGCCTGCGTTACCGCTTCATCGATCTGCGTCGCCCGGAAATGGCCGCCAAGCTGAAATTGCGTGCACGCATCACCAGCAGCATCCGCCGTTACCTGGATGACAATGGTTTCCTCGATGTCGAAACCCCGATCCTTGGCCGCCCGACCCCTGAAGGCGCGCGCGATTACCTGGTGCCGAGCCGTACCTATCCGGGGCACTTCTTCGCTCTGCCGCAGTCGCCCCAGTTGTTCAAGCAACTGCTGATGGTGGCCGGTTTCGACCGCTACTACCAGATTGCCAAGTGCTTCCGCGACGAAGACCTGCGTGCCGACCGCCAGCCGGAGTTCACCCAGATCGACATCGAGACCAGCTTCCTTGACGAAAGCGACATCATCGAGATCACCGAGAAGATGGTTCGCCAGCTGTTCAAGGAGGTGCTGAACGTCGAGTTCGACGAGTTCCCGCACATGTCCTTCGAAGAAGCCATGCGCCGCTATGGTTCGGATAAGCCGGACCTGCGTATCCCGCTGGAGCTGGTCGACGTTGCCGATCAGTTGAAGGAAGTGGAGTTCAAGGTCTTCTCCGGCCCGGCCAATGATCCGAAGGGCCGCGTCGCCGCCCTGCGCGTACCGGGCGCCGCCTCCATGCCGCGCAGCCAGATCGATGACTACACCAAGTTCGTCGGCATCTACGGTGCCAAGGGCCTGGCCTACATCAAGGTCAACGAACGCGCCAAGGGCGTGGAAGGCCTGCAATCGCCGATCGTCAAGTTCATCCCGGAAGCCAACCTGAACGTGATCCTCGATCGCGTCGGTGCGGTCGACGGCGACATCGTGTTCTTCGGCGCCGACAAGGCCAAGATCGTCTGCGATGCCCTGGGCGCGCTGCGTATCAAGGTCGGCCATGACCTCAAGCTGCTCACCAAGGAGTGGGCGCCGATGTGGGTTGTGGACTTCCCGATGTTCGAAGAGAACGACGACGGCAGCCTGACGTCCCTGCACCACCCGTTCACTGCGCCCAAGTGCTCTCCGGAAGAGCTTGAGGCCAACCCGGCCGACAAGCTGTCCCGTGCCTACGACATGGTGCTCAACGGCACCGAACTGGGCGGTGGTTCCATCCGTATCCACGACAAGGCCATGCAGCAGGCTGTATTCCGCGTGCTGGGCATCGACGATGCGGAGCAGGAAGAGAAGTTCGGCTTCCTCCTCGACGCCCTCAAGTACGGCGCGCCGCCGCACGGTGGCCTGGCCTTCGGTCTGGACCGTCTGGTGATGCTGATGACCGGCGCGGCCTCGATCCGCGAAGTCATCGCCTTCCCGAAAACCCAGAGCGCTGGCGACGTTATGACGCAGGCTCCGGG
The Pseudomonas triclosanedens DNA segment above includes these coding regions:
- the aspS gene encoding aspartate--tRNA ligase, coding for MMRSHYCGQLNESLDGQEVTLCGWVHRRRDHGGVIFLDVRDREGLAQVVFDPDRVETFAKADRVRSEYVVKITGKVRLRPEGARNANMASGAIEVLGYELEVLNQAETPPFPLDEYSDVGEETRLRYRFIDLRRPEMAAKLKLRARITSSIRRYLDDNGFLDVETPILGRPTPEGARDYLVPSRTYPGHFFALPQSPQLFKQLLMVAGFDRYYQIAKCFRDEDLRADRQPEFTQIDIETSFLDESDIIEITEKMVRQLFKEVLNVEFDEFPHMSFEEAMRRYGSDKPDLRIPLELVDVADQLKEVEFKVFSGPANDPKGRVAALRVPGAASMPRSQIDDYTKFVGIYGAKGLAYIKVNERAKGVEGLQSPIVKFIPEANLNVILDRVGAVDGDIVFFGADKAKIVCDALGALRIKVGHDLKLLTKEWAPMWVVDFPMFEENDDGSLTSLHHPFTAPKCSPEELEANPADKLSRAYDMVLNGTELGGGSIRIHDKAMQQAVFRVLGIDDAEQEEKFGFLLDALKYGAPPHGGLAFGLDRLVMLMTGAASIREVIAFPKTQSAGDVMTQAPGTVDGKALRELHIRLREQQKAAE